From Deinococcus aquaticus, one genomic window encodes:
- a CDS encoding phytoene desaturase family protein has translation MSHVGVVGGGIAGLTLAALLAARGHAVTVYEQDRAGGKLRREQAGGLSFDTGPSLFTFPDVWRAVLHRLHEPDPLDLRPLPGALGVHHTPHGPVPLPVPPKHALFPHWQRYAQAAEPLRAHLTTLLTTPPRLSDPAFLRASAALLRVTGPHASAAAWLRARHLPPTLEHALATHALNAGLSPGDAPALYALIPALAGDQVLRPARGMGALLDALRGFCEARGVTIREGVGVRALTGTTLTLNGGGVRRHDLIVSAIDPARLAQLRGQPVRPGPRTVSGVALYAALPAPALLPATSVIPPVSFRDFRAALRAGALPPTTLALVHADGPRLAVLLTAPPTGRTLTADHPWVRGQLRRVERTLNVPGLLDSALDTVTLTPAHYARGGHPGGAIYGAALPVWRGGPLHPQPYCLTPTLWQVGTGVHPGGGLPAILGGALIVDRLLREAGW, from the coding sequence GTGAGCCACGTGGGGGTCGTGGGCGGCGGGATCGCCGGACTGACCCTGGCCGCACTCCTGGCCGCGCGCGGGCACGCGGTCACCGTGTACGAACAGGACCGCGCGGGCGGCAAGCTGCGCCGCGAACAGGCGGGCGGCCTGAGCTTCGACACCGGCCCCAGCCTCTTCACCTTCCCAGACGTGTGGCGCGCCGTCCTGCACCGCCTGCACGAACCCGACCCGCTGGACCTGCGCCCCCTGCCCGGCGCTCTGGGCGTGCACCACACCCCGCACGGGCCGGTACCGCTGCCCGTGCCGCCCAAACATGCGCTGTTCCCGCACTGGCAGCGGTACGCGCAGGCGGCCGAGCCCCTGCGGGCGCACCTGACCACCCTGCTGACCACCCCGCCCCGCCTGAGCGACCCGGCGTTCCTGCGGGCGTCGGCGGCGCTGCTGCGCGTGACCGGCCCGCACGCCAGCGCCGCCGCCTGGCTGCGCGCCCGGCACCTGCCGCCCACGCTGGAGCACGCGCTGGCCACCCACGCCCTGAACGCCGGCCTGAGCCCGGGTGACGCCCCGGCCCTGTACGCCCTGATTCCCGCGCTGGCCGGTGATCAGGTGCTGCGGCCCGCCCGGGGAATGGGCGCCCTGCTGGACGCCCTGCGCGGCTTCTGCGAGGCGCGCGGCGTGACCATTCGCGAAGGCGTGGGCGTCCGCGCCCTGACCGGCACCACCCTGACCCTGAACGGGGGAGGGGTCCGCCGCCACGATCTGATCGTCAGCGCCATCGACCCGGCCCGCCTCGCCCAGCTGCGCGGCCAGCCGGTCAGACCCGGCCCCCGGACCGTCAGTGGGGTGGCCCTGTACGCTGCGCTGCCCGCCCCTGCCCTCCTGCCCGCCACCAGCGTCATCCCGCCCGTCAGCTTCCGGGACTTCCGGGCCGCCCTGCGTGCCGGGGCACTCCCGCCCACCACACTGGCACTCGTGCACGCAGACGGCCCGCGCCTCGCCGTCCTGCTGACCGCCCCCCCCACCGGCCGCACCCTGACCGCCGACCACCCCTGGGTCCGGGGGCAGCTACGGCGTGTGGAACGCACCCTGAACGTGCCCGGCCTGCTGGACTCCGCCCTGGATACCGTCACCCTGACGCCCGCGCACTACGCGCGGGGCGGCCACCCGGGCGGCGCGATCTACGGCGCAGCCCTGCCCGTCTGGCGCGGCGGCCCGCTGCACCCCCAGCCATACTGCCTGACCCCCACGCTCTGGCAGGTCGGAACCGGCGTGCACCCCGGCGGCGGCCTGCCCGCCATCCTGGGCGGCGCGCTGATCGTGGACCGCCTGCTGCGCGAAGCGGGCTGGTAG
- a CDS encoding S8 family serine peptidase, protein MKLTHPLLATTLALTLAACGQQSAVTPDAVAPTAPVAGTPAGTDSYLVGFRQPLSAQNLGGQGLGAQELAAQAAVQAQAITAAGGVISSQWADISAAAVRLSPAALTKLRANPSVEYIEQEAVHRAQGMRSGSSDARPAPNTLGAQGLGAQALYAPSGEYTWGDNALRVPALRAAGYTGAATTKVAVCILDTGIDGNHPEFQRKLTGFKNFVTTEANRNDPYALNDVSHHGTHVAGTVFAQYGAGTGATGQQSGMDPNGVGGVATGANLYMGRVLGDTGSGSSSGIINGVNWCVAQLKSQGGTQDRVVVSMSLGGGSKSTTEQRAYTAAYNKGALIIAATGNDGAAVSYPAAYTQVAGVAAVDSNLAKADFSNFGTQVDLSGPGVAVLSSVPLGQGTAASASGGGVTFSNVQAADLTGRGSFTGNVVKAGDGTGTAGANEFCGTSTRNAALSGNIALIARGTCSFEEKTANAVASGARGVMIYNNAAGALGMTLTNTYAVPVVGVQQADGQGLLTKLPTTGTVAVTGADYESLDGTSMATPHVSAAAAVVWAAKPTLTNTQLLSLLTSTARDLGTAGKDNNFGYGLVDPYKAITGQ, encoded by the coding sequence ATGAAACTGACCCACCCCCTGCTGGCAACGACCCTCGCCCTGACCCTGGCCGCCTGCGGACAGCAGAGTGCCGTCACCCCGGACGCCGTCGCTCCTACCGCCCCCGTCGCCGGTACGCCGGCCGGGACGGACAGCTACCTCGTGGGCTTCCGCCAGCCGCTCAGCGCCCAGAACCTCGGGGGTCAGGGCCTCGGCGCGCAGGAACTCGCCGCTCAGGCCGCCGTGCAGGCGCAGGCCATCACTGCGGCCGGGGGCGTGATCAGCAGCCAGTGGGCGGACATCAGCGCCGCCGCCGTCCGCCTGAGCCCCGCCGCCCTCACGAAACTCCGCGCGAACCCCAGCGTCGAGTACATCGAGCAGGAAGCCGTGCACCGCGCCCAGGGCATGCGCAGCGGCAGCAGCGACGCCCGCCCCGCCCCCAACACCCTGGGCGCGCAGGGCCTGGGTGCCCAGGCGCTGTATGCACCCAGCGGCGAGTACACCTGGGGCGACAACGCCCTGCGCGTTCCCGCCCTGCGCGCCGCCGGGTACACCGGGGCCGCCACCACCAAGGTCGCGGTGTGCATCCTAGACACCGGCATCGACGGGAATCACCCGGAATTCCAGCGGAAACTGACGGGCTTCAAGAACTTCGTGACCACCGAAGCCAACCGCAACGACCCCTACGCGCTGAACGACGTGTCCCACCACGGCACACACGTCGCCGGGACCGTGTTCGCGCAGTACGGGGCGGGCACCGGCGCGACCGGCCAGCAGAGCGGCATGGACCCGAACGGCGTGGGCGGCGTGGCGACCGGCGCGAACCTGTACATGGGCCGCGTGCTGGGCGACACCGGGTCCGGCAGCAGCAGCGGCATCATCAACGGCGTGAACTGGTGCGTGGCCCAGCTGAAATCGCAGGGCGGCACGCAGGACCGGGTCGTGGTGTCCATGAGCCTGGGCGGCGGCAGCAAGAGCACCACCGAACAGCGCGCGTACACCGCCGCGTACAACAAGGGCGCCCTGATCATCGCCGCGACCGGGAACGACGGGGCCGCCGTGTCCTACCCCGCCGCTTACACCCAGGTGGCCGGCGTGGCCGCCGTGGACAGCAACCTCGCCAAGGCCGACTTCAGTAACTTCGGCACGCAGGTGGACCTGTCGGGGCCCGGCGTGGCCGTCCTGAGCAGCGTGCCGCTCGGGCAGGGCACCGCCGCGAGCGCCTCTGGCGGCGGCGTGACCTTCAGTAACGTGCAGGCCGCCGACCTGACCGGGCGGGGCAGCTTCACCGGGAACGTCGTGAAGGCCGGTGACGGCACCGGCACGGCCGGCGCGAACGAATTCTGCGGCACCAGCACCCGCAACGCAGCCCTGAGCGGCAACATCGCCCTGATCGCGCGCGGCACCTGCTCCTTCGAGGAGAAGACCGCGAACGCCGTCGCCAGCGGCGCCAGGGGCGTCATGATCTACAACAACGCCGCCGGAGCGCTCGGCATGACCCTCACGAACACCTACGCCGTGCCCGTCGTGGGCGTCCAGCAGGCCGACGGGCAGGGCCTGCTGACCAAACTCCCCACCACCGGCACGGTCGCCGTGACCGGCGCCGACTACGAGTCCCTCGACGGAACCAGCATGGCCACCCCGCACGTCAGTGCCGCTGCCGCCGTCGTCTGGGCCGCCAAACCCACCCTCACGAACACCCAGCTGCTCAGCCTGCTCACCAGCACCGCCAGGGACCTGGGCACGGCCGGGAAGGACAATAACTTCGGGTACGGTCTGGTCGACCCCTACAAGGCCATCACCGGCCAGTAA
- the pruA gene encoding L-glutamate gamma-semialdehyde dehydrogenase → MLKIQEYRPQSFIDFTKEENVQAYRAALKKVRAELVGKHYPLVIDGERVDTAEKLTSLNPCDTSEVVGTTAKATIDDAERALQGAWKAFESWKKWDVDARARILLKASAILKARRLEACALMSVEVGKNYAEADVEVAEAIDFLEYYARSAMKYAGFGAAETTWFEGEENGLMFMPVGVGVSISPWNFPCAIFLGMLAAPIVAGNCVIAKPAEDSGLIAGMMVDILLEAGLPAGVLQFLPGVGKEVGEYLTTHAKTRFITFTGSRAVGLHINEVAAKTQPGQKWIKKVILELGGKDGLIVDETADLDMAVTAAVQGAFGFNGQKCSAMSRLIVVDSVYDAVVSGFVERTKALKVGTGEENANVTAVVNQMSFDKIKGYLELAPSEGKVLLGGEATGEANGKQGYYVQPTIVGDVKRDARLAQEEIFGPVVSVIRARDWQDALDIANSTEYGLTGGVCSRDRARLEQARHEFEAGNLYFNRKITGAIVGVQPFGGYNMSGTDSKAGGPDYLANFMQLKTVTERW, encoded by the coding sequence ATGTTAAAGATCCAAGAGTACCGCCCGCAGAGCTTCATCGATTTCACGAAGGAAGAGAACGTTCAGGCCTACAGGGCCGCGCTGAAGAAAGTGCGCGCCGAGCTGGTCGGGAAGCACTACCCGCTGGTCATCGACGGTGAGCGCGTGGACACGGCCGAGAAGCTGACCTCGCTGAACCCCTGCGATACCAGTGAAGTAGTGGGTACGACGGCGAAGGCCACCATCGACGACGCCGAGCGTGCCCTGCAGGGCGCGTGGAAGGCGTTCGAGTCGTGGAAGAAGTGGGATGTGGACGCCCGCGCCCGCATTCTGCTGAAGGCGTCCGCGATCCTGAAGGCCCGCCGCCTAGAGGCCTGCGCGCTGATGAGCGTCGAGGTCGGCAAGAACTACGCCGAGGCCGACGTGGAGGTGGCGGAGGCCATCGATTTCCTGGAATACTACGCGCGCAGCGCCATGAAGTACGCGGGTTTCGGCGCGGCCGAGACGACGTGGTTCGAGGGTGAGGAGAACGGCCTGATGTTCATGCCGGTGGGCGTGGGCGTCAGCATCTCGCCGTGGAACTTCCCGTGCGCGATCTTCCTGGGCATGCTGGCCGCGCCGATCGTGGCGGGCAACTGCGTGATCGCCAAGCCGGCCGAGGACAGCGGCCTGATCGCGGGCATGATGGTAGACATCCTGCTGGAAGCGGGGCTGCCTGCCGGGGTGCTGCAGTTCCTGCCGGGCGTGGGGAAAGAGGTGGGCGAGTACCTGACGACGCACGCGAAGACGCGCTTCATCACGTTCACGGGGAGCCGCGCGGTGGGCCTGCACATCAACGAGGTGGCCGCTAAGACCCAGCCGGGCCAGAAGTGGATCAAGAAGGTCATTCTGGAGCTGGGCGGCAAAGACGGCCTGATCGTGGACGAGACGGCCGATCTGGACATGGCGGTCACGGCGGCCGTGCAGGGCGCGTTCGGTTTCAACGGGCAGAAGTGCAGCGCCATGAGCCGCCTGATCGTGGTGGACAGCGTGTACGACGCCGTGGTCAGTGGCTTCGTGGAGCGCACGAAGGCCCTGAAGGTGGGCACGGGCGAGGAGAACGCAAACGTCACGGCGGTCGTGAACCAGATGAGCTTCGACAAGATCAAGGGCTACCTGGAACTAGCTCCCAGTGAGGGCAAGGTGCTGCTGGGCGGCGAGGCCACGGGCGAGGCGAACGGCAAACAGGGCTACTACGTGCAGCCGACCATCGTGGGCGACGTGAAGCGCGACGCGCGGCTGGCGCAGGAGGAGATCTTCGGGCCGGTCGTGTCCGTGATCCGCGCGCGGGACTGGCAGGACGCGCTGGACATCGCGAACAGCACCGAGTATGGCCTGACGGGCGGCGTCTGCAGCCGTGACCGCGCCCGGCTGGAGCAGGCGCGGCACGAGTTCGAGGCGGGAAACCTGTACTTCAACCGCAAGATCACGGGCGCCATCGTGGGTGTGCAGCCGTTCGGCGGGTACAACATGAGCGGCACGGACAGCAAGGCGGGCGGCCCGGACTATCTGGCGAACTTCATGCAGCTCAAGACCGTCACTGAGCGCTGGTAA
- a CDS encoding proline dehydrogenase family protein encodes MIDQLYRKAVLTVAGQKTIENIVRARGWGVAQRFVAGESIQTALNAVKELEKDGVLANLDLLGEFIDSPEKCTAFADNVLNLMDAAHAQGIRPYVSVKLSSVGQGKTVEGGDLGLTNARRIVGRAKQYGGFVCLDMEDHPRVDITLAQLRTLIGEFGREHVGSVLQSYLYRSEADRAALDDLHPNLRIVKGAYLEPETVAMPVKADVDAGYRKLVYAHMKAGNYVNVATHDESIIRDVQHFVLANGISKDTFEFQMLYGIRRDLQKNLAAQGYRVRAYIPYGRDWYPYFSRRIAERPANVMFVLRGMVKG; translated from the coding sequence ATGATCGACCAGCTGTACCGCAAAGCCGTCCTGACCGTCGCCGGGCAGAAAACCATCGAGAACATCGTGCGCGCCCGAGGCTGGGGCGTCGCCCAGCGCTTCGTGGCCGGCGAGAGCATCCAGACCGCCCTGAACGCCGTGAAGGAACTGGAAAAGGACGGCGTCCTGGCCAACCTCGACCTGCTGGGCGAATTCATCGACTCACCCGAGAAATGCACCGCGTTCGCCGACAACGTCCTGAACCTCATGGACGCCGCGCACGCCCAGGGCATCAGACCGTACGTCAGCGTGAAACTCAGCAGCGTCGGCCAGGGCAAGACCGTGGAGGGCGGGGACCTGGGCCTCACCAACGCCCGCCGCATCGTGGGCCGCGCCAAACAGTACGGCGGGTTCGTGTGCCTCGACATGGAAGACCACCCGCGCGTGGACATCACCCTCGCGCAGCTCCGCACCCTGATCGGCGAGTTCGGCCGCGAGCACGTGGGCAGCGTCCTCCAGTCGTACCTGTACCGCAGCGAGGCCGACCGCGCCGCGCTGGACGACCTGCACCCCAACCTCCGGATCGTCAAGGGCGCGTACCTGGAACCCGAGACGGTCGCCATGCCCGTCAAGGCCGACGTGGACGCGGGCTACCGCAAACTCGTGTACGCCCACATGAAAGCCGGCAACTACGTGAACGTCGCCACGCACGACGAGAGCATCATCCGCGACGTGCAGCACTTCGTCCTCGCCAACGGCATCAGCAAGGACACCTTCGAATTCCAGATGCTGTACGGCATCCGCCGCGACCTCCAGAAGAACCTTGCCGCGCAGGGTTACCGCGTCCGCGCGTACATCCCCTACGGCCGCGACTGGTACCCGTACTTCTCGCGCCGCATCGCCGAACGCCCCGCCAACGTCATGTTCGTGCTGCGCGGCATGGTCAAGGGCTGA
- a CDS encoding GntR family transcriptional regulator has product MTSFERPTLVRDGVYEHLRRAVLDGDIAPGERLGEVELGQQLGVSRTPIREALMRLTQDGLLIAEANKGVRVRTVTADEARDTYVVREELDGLAAALCARQHTPADAQTLRGALSALQRAPCSDYREQTRLDLAYHRAVTAATHNAALADLNRDLEQRVALIKHQTRTYNAHPQTDAQHADILNAILARDPDAARQAARTHVRTFAALVLQNLAQPTPPEKQA; this is encoded by the coding sequence ATGACCTCTTTCGAGCGCCCCACCCTGGTCCGCGACGGCGTCTACGAACACCTGCGCCGCGCCGTACTGGACGGCGACATCGCACCGGGCGAGCGCCTGGGCGAGGTGGAACTCGGCCAGCAGCTCGGTGTGTCCCGCACGCCCATCCGCGAGGCCCTGATGCGCCTGACCCAGGACGGCCTGCTGATCGCCGAGGCGAACAAGGGCGTGCGTGTGCGCACCGTCACCGCCGATGAGGCCCGCGACACCTACGTGGTCCGCGAGGAACTTGACGGACTGGCCGCCGCCCTGTGCGCCCGCCAGCACACCCCCGCCGACGCCCAGACCCTGCGCGGCGCCCTGAGCGCCCTGCAACGCGCGCCCTGCAGCGACTACCGCGAACAGACCCGACTGGACCTCGCGTACCACCGGGCCGTCACCGCCGCCACCCACAACGCCGCGCTGGCCGACCTGAACCGCGACCTGGAACAACGCGTGGCGCTTATCAAGCACCAGACCCGCACGTACAACGCCCACCCCCAGACCGACGCCCAGCACGCCGACATCCTGAACGCCATCCTGGCGCGCGATCCGGACGCCGCCCGTCAGGCCGCCCGCACGCACGTCCGCACCTTCGCCGCCCTGGTCCTCCAGAACCTCGCCCAGCCCACCCCACCGGAGAAACAAGCATGA
- a CDS encoding cold-shock protein, which produces MAVGKVKWFNAEKGFGFIQTEGSPDVFAHFSAIQSTGFKKLNEGDEVEFEVEEGQRGKGPQAKNIVVTKAAPVSEYGGNRRDDRW; this is translated from the coding sequence ATGGCTGTAGGTAAAGTGAAATGGTTTAACGCGGAGAAGGGCTTCGGTTTCATTCAGACGGAAGGGAGCCCCGACGTGTTCGCGCACTTCAGCGCCATCCAGAGCACCGGCTTCAAGAAGCTCAACGAGGGCGATGAAGTCGAGTTCGAAGTGGAAGAAGGCCAGCGCGGCAAGGGCCCGCAGGCCAAGAACATCGTCGTGACGAAGGCCGCGCCCGTCAGCGAGTACGGCGGCAACCGCCGCGACGACCGCTGGTAA
- a CDS encoding M3 family metallopeptidase → MTATQADTTGVSNPLLNVGFRIPFDQIRPEHAASAVDTLLAQTQEKLEQLAAAPQRDFVNFMADLDTLTEQLDTVNTIVHHLDAVVSSPEWTAAKMEILPRTSEFYTRLGLHEGLWDALKAFAATPAAAALDPVRARHLQTTIDDFRREGADLQGDDRDRLLALNTRLAEITSAFSRNVLDSTAAYELLVPAERLAGVPQRVQDATRRDAQGKGQDGHRLTLHAPTLLPILTYADDRELRRELWQAQGQLGVQEGRDNRPLIREILQLRREKAALLGFRDFADYVLHDRMAGGGDRALSFERDLDARTRPAFERENAELVAFYHEQAGADAPELQPWDGAYWAEKQRQAKYDFDEEALRPYFPMDGVLTGMFEIVRRVFGVTVSESKAPGWHPEVRYYDIHDEAGAHVASFYTDWFPRDSKRAGAWMNAFITGGPRDGGVDPHLGLMCGNMTPPDGDTPALLSIREVETVFHEFGHLLHHALARVSVRSLSGTRVAWDFVELPSQIMENWVMEREALDLFARHYQTGQTIPEDLFARMIAARNYRAANAAMRQYSFGLTDLSLHVEFDPTGDADPLLYARDIMATFIPFPLPATYAQIASFSHLFSSPVGYGAGYYSYKWAEVLDADAFSRFAQEGIFNRDTGRAFVDAILSRGNSADPAELYREFMGRDPDADALLRRSGLLPA, encoded by the coding sequence ATGACTGCAACCCAAGCTGATACGACCGGCGTGAGCAACCCCCTGCTGAACGTCGGGTTCCGCATTCCGTTCGACCAGATCCGCCCCGAGCACGCCGCGAGCGCCGTGGACACCCTGCTGGCCCAGACGCAGGAGAAGCTCGAGCAGCTGGCCGCCGCCCCGCAGCGCGACTTCGTGAACTTCATGGCCGACCTTGACACCCTGACCGAGCAGCTGGACACCGTGAACACCATCGTTCACCACCTGGACGCCGTGGTCAGCAGCCCCGAATGGACCGCCGCCAAGATGGAGATCCTGCCCAGAACCAGCGAGTTCTACACCCGCCTGGGCCTGCACGAAGGTCTCTGGGACGCCCTGAAAGCCTTCGCGGCCACCCCCGCCGCCGCCGCGCTGGACCCCGTCCGCGCCCGGCACCTCCAGACGACCATCGACGACTTCCGCCGCGAGGGCGCCGACCTGCAGGGCGATGACCGCGACCGCCTGCTGGCCCTGAACACCCGCCTCGCGGAAATTACCAGTGCCTTCTCCCGCAACGTCCTCGACTCGACCGCCGCCTACGAACTGCTCGTGCCCGCAGAGCGACTGGCCGGCGTGCCGCAGCGCGTGCAGGACGCCACCCGCCGTGACGCGCAGGGCAAAGGCCAGGACGGTCACCGCCTGACCCTGCACGCCCCCACCCTGCTGCCCATCCTCACCTACGCCGACGACCGCGAACTGCGCCGCGAACTGTGGCAAGCGCAGGGTCAGCTGGGCGTGCAGGAAGGCCGCGACAACCGCCCCCTGATCCGCGAGATCCTGCAACTGCGCCGCGAGAAGGCCGCGCTGCTGGGCTTCCGGGACTTCGCGGACTACGTGCTGCACGACCGCATGGCCGGAGGCGGCGACCGCGCCCTGAGCTTCGAACGCGACCTGGACGCCCGCACCCGCCCCGCCTTCGAACGCGAGAACGCCGAACTGGTCGCCTTCTACCACGAGCAGGCCGGCGCGGACGCCCCGGAACTGCAACCCTGGGACGGCGCGTACTGGGCCGAGAAGCAGCGGCAGGCGAAGTACGACTTCGACGAGGAAGCCCTGCGCCCGTACTTCCCGATGGACGGCGTCCTGACGGGGATGTTCGAGATCGTGCGCCGCGTGTTCGGCGTGACCGTCAGCGAATCCAAGGCGCCCGGCTGGCACCCGGAAGTTCGGTACTACGACATCCACGACGAGGCGGGAGCGCACGTGGCGAGCTTCTACACCGACTGGTTCCCGCGCGACAGCAAACGCGCCGGCGCGTGGATGAACGCCTTCATCACCGGCGGCCCCCGCGACGGCGGCGTGGACCCCCACCTGGGCCTGATGTGCGGCAACATGACCCCCCCCGACGGCGACACGCCCGCCCTGCTGTCCATCCGCGAGGTCGAAACGGTCTTCCACGAGTTCGGGCACCTGCTGCACCACGCGCTGGCCCGCGTAAGCGTCCGGAGCCTCAGCGGCACCCGCGTCGCCTGGGACTTCGTGGAACTCCCCAGCCAGATCATGGAGAACTGGGTCATGGAACGCGAGGCGCTGGACCTGTTCGCCCGCCACTACCAGACCGGGCAGACCATCCCCGAGGACCTGTTCGCCCGCATGATCGCCGCCCGCAACTACCGCGCCGCGAACGCCGCCATGCGCCAGTACTCCTTCGGCCTGACCGACCTGAGCCTGCACGTGGAATTCGACCCGACCGGCGACGCCGACCCCCTGCTGTACGCGCGGGACATCATGGCGACCTTCATTCCGTTCCCGCTGCCCGCCACGTACGCGCAGATCGCCAGTTTCAGCCACCTGTTCAGCAGCCCCGTCGGGTACGGCGCCGGCTACTACAGCTACAAGTGGGCCGAGGTGCTCGACGCGGACGCCTTCAGCCGCTTCGCGCAGGAAGGCATCTTCAACCGCGACACGGGCCGCGCCTTCGTGGACGCCATCCTGAGCCGCGGCAACAGCGCCGACCCGGCCGAACTGTACCGCGAGTTCATGGGCCGCGACCCCGACGCGGACGCCCTGCTGCGCCGCAGCGGCCTGCTGCCCGCCTGA
- a CDS encoding CAP domain-containing protein: MLISFFRRSSRPLAALLAFALPVAVLPAAAQAGPSSAETLLITRLNEVRGQGVNCPGSGRRPVAGTLRYTPELAAAARIQAGYMSATGRISHTGQDGSTPKVRAASTGVNAVSVTEIIYMGGGVNPEQAIRWWLNSPEHCFWMNDARYTQVGAAVVQGSRGAAYVMVLSSNSR, translated from the coding sequence ATGCTCATCAGTTTCTTCCGGCGTTCCTCCCGCCCGCTGGCCGCTCTGCTGGCCTTCGCCCTGCCGGTGGCTGTGCTGCCGGCCGCCGCGCAGGCGGGACCGTCCAGCGCGGAGACGCTGCTGATAACCCGCCTGAACGAGGTACGCGGCCAGGGCGTGAACTGCCCCGGCAGCGGCCGCCGCCCGGTCGCCGGGACGCTGCGTTACACGCCGGAACTGGCGGCCGCCGCCCGCATTCAGGCCGGGTACATGAGCGCCACGGGCCGCATCAGTCACACCGGGCAGGACGGCAGCACCCCGAAAGTCCGCGCGGCCAGTACCGGCGTGAACGCCGTGAGCGTCACCGAGATCATCTACATGGGCGGCGGGGTCAACCCCGAGCAGGCCATCCGCTGGTGGCTGAACTCGCCGGAACACTGCTTCTGGATGAACGACGCCCGCTACACCCAGGTGGGCGCGGCGGTCGTGCAGGGCTCACGCGGCGCCGCGTACGTGATGGTCCTCAGCAGCAACTCCCGGTAA
- a CDS encoding CoA transferase subunit A produces MNKVYPDARAALSDIVQDGQTIAVGGFGLCGIPEQLILALRDTGATGLTAVSNNAGVDGWGLGLLLQTRQIRRMISSYVGENKEFERQYLAGELELEFTPQGTLAERMRAGGAGIPGFYTKTGVGTLVAEGKEHKEFDGQTYILERGIVADVALVKAWKADRAGNLVYRKTARNFNPMVATCGRVTVAEVEEIVEVGQIDPDDVDTPGIYVQRVVVNANPEKRIEQRTVRAG; encoded by the coding sequence ATGAACAAGGTGTACCCCGACGCCCGCGCGGCGCTTTCCGACATCGTGCAGGACGGCCAGACCATCGCCGTGGGCGGTTTCGGTCTGTGCGGCATCCCCGAGCAACTCATCCTCGCCCTGCGCGACACCGGCGCCACCGGCCTCACCGCCGTCAGCAACAACGCCGGCGTGGACGGCTGGGGCCTTGGCCTGCTACTCCAGACCCGCCAGATCCGCCGCATGATCAGCTCCTACGTCGGCGAGAACAAAGAATTTGAACGCCAGTACCTCGCCGGGGAACTCGAACTGGAATTCACCCCGCAGGGCACGTTGGCCGAGCGGATGCGCGCGGGTGGTGCAGGCATCCCCGGCTTTTACACGAAGACTGGCGTGGGGACGCTGGTGGCGGAGGGGAAGGAGCACAAGGAGTTTGATGGTCAGACGTACATCCTGGAACGGGGGATCGTGGCGGACGTGGCGCTGGTGAAGGCGTGGAAGGCGGACCGGGCGGGGAATCTGGTGTACCGGAAGACGGCGCGGAACTTCAACCCGATGGTGGCGACCTGCGGCCGGGTGACCGTGGCGGAGGTGGAGGAGATCGTGGAGGTCGGTCAGATTGATCCGGACGACGTGGACACGCCCGGCATCTACGTGCAGCGGGTGGTGGTGAACGCCAACCCAGAGAAACGTATTGAGCAGCGCACCGTCCGCGCCGGCTAG
- the nadE gene encoding ammonia-dependent NAD(+) synthetase has protein sequence MTGLREQIQRELAVQAPIDPAAEIERRVAFLCAYLRASGARGFVLGISGGQDSTLAGRLCQLATERLRAGGTEATFMAVRLPYGVQADEADAQRALAFIRPDHSVTVNVKGAVDAASSAAAAALAEAGAGGELRDFVRGNIKARERMVAQYALAGQLNLLVVGTDHAAEALTGFFTKYGDGGVDVTPLTGLSKRQGAQLLAQLGAPEETWRKVPTADLEDDRPGLPDEHALGVTYAQIDDYLEGQPVPEEVAGKLERMYLQTRHKRAVPVTPFDGWWQQEKNEENACR, from the coding sequence ATGACCGGTCTTCGAGAGCAGATTCAGCGTGAACTGGCCGTGCAGGCGCCGATTGACCCGGCCGCCGAGATCGAGCGGCGCGTGGCGTTCCTGTGCGCGTACCTGCGCGCGTCGGGCGCGCGGGGCTTCGTGCTGGGCATCAGCGGCGGGCAGGACAGCACCCTGGCGGGGCGGCTGTGCCAGCTGGCCACCGAGCGCCTGCGCGCCGGGGGGACCGAGGCGACGTTCATGGCCGTGCGCCTGCCTTACGGCGTGCAGGCTGACGAGGCGGACGCGCAGCGCGCCCTGGCGTTCATCCGCCCGGACCACAGCGTGACCGTGAACGTGAAAGGCGCGGTGGACGCCGCCTCAAGCGCCGCCGCCGCCGCCCTGGCAGAGGCGGGTGCCGGTGGGGAACTGCGTGATTTCGTGCGTGGCAACATCAAGGCGCGCGAGCGCATGGTCGCGCAGTACGCGCTAGCCGGGCAGCTGAACCTGCTGGTCGTGGGCACCGATCACGCCGCCGAGGCCCTGACCGGGTTCTTCACCAAGTACGGTGACGGCGGCGTGGACGTCACGCCCCTGACCGGCCTGAGCAAACGCCAGGGCGCGCAGCTGCTCGCTCAGCTGGGCGCGCCCGAGGAAACGTGGCGCAAGGTGCCAACCGCCGATCTGGAAGACGACCGCCCGGGCCTGCCGGACGAGCACGCACTGGGCGTCACGTACGCGCAGATCGACGATTACCTGGAGGGCCAGCCCGTGCCGGAGGAGGTCGCCGGGAAGCTGGAACGGATGTACCTTCAGACCCGTCACAAGCGCGCCGTGCCGGTCACACCGTTCGACGGGTGGTGGCAGCAGGAGAAGAACGAGGAGAACGCCTGCCGCTGA